One genomic segment of Lampris incognitus isolate fLamInc1 chromosome 2, fLamInc1.hap2, whole genome shotgun sequence includes these proteins:
- the LOC130107600 gene encoding homeodomain-interacting protein kinase 1-like, with protein MLKVVSSLDPDAHNIVRFHEGFFYRGLTCLVFEQLHMSLLDYMRQTHCKPLSLNEIRPITVQLATAFTALKSIGLIHTDLKLDNIMLVDQVSQPFRVKLIDFGLAVPSSEVQRGSILQPLGYRAPEVVLGLPISEAIDMWSLGCVMAAMFLGRNLYPSWEEFDMMRAIVATQGMPADHLLDAGLRTRCLFTRDSNHQTWRLKLPWEYFRDTGKSPRCPSRFSLGSLDVLLKCKLEGADEHEEEDIQAFVDLLKRMLTLDAAQRITPSQALRHRFLSMTHLAMGYHHSSYVMDSFDIMSICPLSESSWGSEINETCSQQDQNPMTSLTDANGGGDDKEEGDIKGTDDKLEGDIEGGDDKEEGDIEGGDDKEEGDIKGDDKEAGDIEGGDDKEAGNIEGGDDKEEGDIEGGDVKEEENIKREDGVEEGNIERENDEDKGDTGDSDKEGLIQREGVEKKGDRRENGGGEQKRSEGAGCRDKIDGEKGEGLKRESKRKGGKGGRRRWRKSWRSRKRKGKDEEEGKEEKAEEAGSKTKRTR; from the exons ATGCTGAAAGTAGTCAGCAGTCTTGATCCAGACGCTCATAACATCGTCCGCTTCCATGAAGGCTTTTTCTATCGCGGACTCACGTGTCTGGTGTTTGAACAGCTACACATGAGTCTCCTCGACTACATGAGACAGACACACTGTAAACCTCTGTCTCTGAATGAGATTCGTCCCATCACAGTACAG CTGGCCACCGCCTTCACAGCTCTGAAGAGCATCGGGCTGATTCACACAGACCTGAAACTAGACAACATCATGCTGGTGGACCAAGTCAGTCAGCCGTTCAGGGTGAAGCTGATTGATTTTGGTCTGGCTGTTCCCTCCTCTGAGGTTCAGCGTGGCAGCATCCTTCAGCCTCTTGGTTACAG GGCACCAGAAGTTGTCTTGGGCCTCCCTATCTCAGAGGCAATAGACATGTGGTCCCTTGGCTGTGTAATGGCAGCGATGTTCTTGGGAAGAAACCTCTACCCTTCTTGGGAAGAATTTGACATG ATGAGAGCCATTGTGGCGACACAAGGCATGCCAGCAGATCACTTGTTGGATGCTGGTTTGAGGACGAGGTGTTTATTCACCAGGGACTCAAACCATCAAACCTGGAGGCTCAAG CTGCCATGGGAGTACTTCCGGGACACAGGGAAATCGCCCCGGTGCCCCAGCAGGTTTAGCTTGGGCTCCCTTGATGTCCTGTTGAAG TGCAAACTTGAGGGGGCAGATGAGCACGAGGAGGAAGACATCCAGGCATTTGTTGATCTGCTCAAAAGAATGCTCACCCTGGATGCTGCCCAGAGAATCACCCCCAGCCAAGCTCTGAGACATCGCTTCCTCAGCATGACCCACCTCGCTATGGGCTACCACCACAGCTCCTA CGTGATGGATTCCTTTGACATCATGTCCATCTGCCCACTCTCGGAGTCGTCTTGGGGGTCTGAGATCAATGAAACCTGCAGCCAGCAAGACCAGAACCCCATGACCTCCCTCACAGATGCTAAtggaggaggagatgataaagaggagggtgacatcaaaggaactgatgataaattggagggtgacatcgaaggaggagatgataaagaggagggtgacatcgaaggaggagatgataaagaggagggtgacatcaaaggagatgataaagaggcaggtgatatcgaaggaggagatgataaagaggcgggtaacattgaaggaggagatgataaagaggagggtgacatcgaaggaggagatgttaAAGAGGAAGAGAACATCAAAAGAGAAGATGGTGTAGAGGAAGGGAACATCGAAAGAGAAAATGACGAAGATAAGGGAGACACTGGGGACAGTGACAAAGAGGGGCTCATCCAAAGAGAAGGAGTTGaaaagaagggagacagaagagaaaatggtggaggagagcagaagagaagtgaaggagCAGGATGTAGAGACAAAATTGATGGAGAAAAAGGTGAAGGGTTGAAAAGAGAAAGtaaaagaaaaggaggaaaagGAGGGAGAAGAAGATGGAGAAAGAGTTGGAGAAGtaggaagaggaaaggaaaagatgaggaagaggggaaggaggagaaagCAGAGGAGGCGGGGAGCAAAACAAAGAGGACAAGATGA
- the si:dkey-93l1.9 gene encoding uncharacterized protein si:dkey-93l1.9 isoform X1: MECDVHIHAKLVLHNRDSCIDGIYKAIEPMVCCIKQEGTYSLVNQVHLLPSVRPSQLCTCDPKNIIESAGRAVILVCINGRYDLHLPNLSCSLCLAQWTPNKGDLIKSGYWPATVHADTLFSIDVFTTFEEMKAVAPSLSRQGFVRMLERVTSRFGRAGKIHGDVLMRSFMEYTFCQHQCDNMAEVESFTCPACTPNMLALCADGNRKQYRFRQSKGSEESYFDGTFICKDTEVHHFVEDIRSRFKSTAGRGICGASQWSAARETARRASKLDEEGLEVVVCRHEVLLKALNMYRGEFFAYPLFLQKKLQAATNGHFFCTDIACKYWPYLEKLTVSMMDLRPLLQMRPFLSVMHAKAHSTKCEIIWSGRNQEGAGTTAGEEVEMVNSYLSRCALTTKYMTKSARNDMLTVHAIGWNRQKQDGLHLALSSRYIKTFQKAQTESQRLEDLSSELGCPENMVEQWVHDVRQWATDDCVGTRCDDQHNLQQSIEHMFLGVHQKKASLYTQTDGNKIRHLRKRKLGEEKKKLFETIKLYNEQVPDEEQIDEVKVESRRSVVGAGLYTNFLHWLHWLYLWPDGSNLKSLDRGWPG, translated from the exons ATGGAGTGTGATGTACACATTCATGCAAAACTGGTTCTCCATAACAGGGATTCCTGCATTGATGGCATTTACAAAGCCATTGAGCCAATGGTGTGCTGTATAAAGCAGGAAGGCACATATTCACTGGTCAATCAAG TACATCTATTGCCGAGTGTGAGACCTTCCCAGCTGTGCACATGTGACCCAAAAAACATCATCGAGTCAGCTGGCAGAGCAGTAATTTTGGTTTGCATAAATG gtcggTATGATTTGCACCTTCCAAATCTGTCGTGCAGTTTGTGTCTGGCACAGTGGACACCCAATAAAGGCGACCTTATAAAGAGCGGCTATTGGCCAGCAACAGTACATGCTGACACGCTGTTTTCAATTGATGTTTTCACCACATTTGAGGAGATGAAAGCTGTTGCGCCCAGTTTGTCCAGGCAAGGTTTTGTGAGGATGTTGGAGAGGGTGACTTCTCGCTTTGGAAGG GCTGGGAAAATACATGGAGACGTATTAATGCGAAGCTTCATGGAATATACATTCTGCCAGCACCAGTGTGACAACATGGCCGAAGTCGAATCGTTCACTTGCCCGGCATGTACACCAAATATGCTGGCCCTCTGTGCAGATGGCAACAGAAAGCAGTACAGATTTCGGCAGTCAAAAGG GTCAGAGGAATCATATTTTGACGGCACCTTTATTTGTAAGGACACTGAAGTACACCATTTTGTTGAGGACATCAGGAGCAGATTTAAAAGT ACTGCTGGCAGAGGAATCTGTGGAGCCAGTCAGTGGTCTGCTGCTCGTGAAACTGCCAGAAGAGCAAGCAAACTGGACGAAGAAGGCCTTGAGGTGGTTGTTTGCAGGCATGAAGTGCTGCTCAAGGCTCTGAACATGTACAGGGGGGAATTTTTTGCCTATCCCCTCTTCCTGCAGAAGAAGCTTCAGGCAGCCACAAACGGGCATTTCTTCTGCACAGACATTGCCTGCAAGTACTGGCCCTACCTGGAGAAGCTGACAGTGTCCATGATGGATCTCAGACCTTTGCTACAGATGAGGCCATTCCTTTCCGTTATGCACGCCAAGGCCCATTCAACAAAGTGTGAG ATCATATGGAGTGGCAGAAATCAGGAGGGTGCTGGCACAACTGCTGGAGAAGAGGTAGAAATGGTCAACAGCTACCTTTCTCGTTGTGCCCTCACCACCAAGTACATGACAAAATCTG CGAGGAATGACATGCTAACAGTCCACGCGATTGGGTGGAATCGACAGAAGCAGGATGGTCTTCATCTTGCATTATCCAGCAGATACATCAAG ACTTTCCAAAAAGCTCAGACTGAGTCTCAGAGACTGGAGGACTTGAGCAGCGAACTTGGGTGTCCTGAGAACATGGTGGAGCAGTGGGTACATGATGTCAGACAATGGGCCACTGACG ATTGTGTAGGTACCCGATGTGATGACCAACATAACCTTCAGCAATCAATTGAACACATGTTTCTTGGTGTTCATCAGAAAAAGGCCAGCCTTTATACTCAGACTG ACGGCAACAAAATCCGCCACTTGCGAAAAAGAAAATTGGGGGAAGAGAAGAAAAAACTCTTTGAAACAATCAAGCTCTACAATGAGCAGGTGCCAGATGAGGAGCAGATCGATGAGGTGAAGGTGGAGAGCAGACGCTCTGTGGTGGGAGcagggctctacactaactttttgcaTTGGTTGCACTG GTTGTAtctgtggccagacggaagcaacTTGAAGTCCTTGGACAGGGGGTGGCCAGGATGA